One segment of Nostoc piscinale CENA21 DNA contains the following:
- the hoxE gene encoding bidirectional hydrogenase complex protein HoxE — translation MTTASTVVLPHPSGDKRLKMLDATMKRHQYQQDALIEILHKAQELYGYLENDLLLYIAHKLKLPPSRVYGVATFYHLFSLAPQGVHSCVLCTGTACYVKGAQAILANVEKMAHIRAGETTTNGQLSLLTARCLGACGIAPAVVFDGTVLGNQTPESVCDRIQGWLENGTQ, via the coding sequence ATAAACGCCTGAAGATGCTAGACGCAACTATGAAGCGTCACCAGTATCAACAAGATGCTTTAATCGAAATTCTCCACAAAGCCCAAGAACTTTACGGTTACTTGGAAAATGATTTATTACTGTATATTGCTCATAAACTCAAACTGCCTCCCAGTCGAGTTTATGGCGTAGCGACTTTTTACCATTTATTTTCTTTAGCGCCCCAAGGAGTTCATAGTTGTGTGCTGTGTACAGGAACAGCTTGTTACGTCAAAGGCGCTCAAGCAATTTTGGCAAATGTAGAAAAAATGGCTCATATTCGGGCTGGTGAAACTACAACCAACGGTCAATTATCACTACTGACAGCAAGATGTTTAGGGGCTTGCGGGATTGCGCCGGCTGTGGTGTTTGATGGCACAGTCTTAGGCAATCAAACCCCAGAATCAGTTTGCGATCGCATCCAAGGATGGCTGGAAAATGGAACTCAATGA
- the nuoF gene encoding NADH-quinone oxidoreductase subunit NuoF, which translates to MELNELLAIAKQERSQAKPVQIRCCTAAGCLSGNAEGVKHELEAGIKAEGLEKDVEVSGVGCMRLCCQGPLVQVDTPAGSKLYEKVTTQDAFAIIEALDGGKTHISEIDLSQPFFSYQKPIVLENSGKIDPEKIQAYIAAKGYQALYHVLREMTPGEVVESISHSGLRGRGGAGYPTGVKWATVAKAKSDRKFVICNADEGDPGAFMDRSVLESDPHRVLEGMAIAAYAVGANQGYIYVRAEYPVAIRRLQTAIHQAQRLGLLGSQIFESPFDFKIDIRIGAGAYVCGEETALMASIEGKRGLPHPRPPYPAESGLWGHPTLINNVETFANIAPIIRNGADWFASIGTEKSKGTKVFALAGKIRNTGLIEVPMGTSLRQIVEEMGGGVPDGGTAKAVQTGGPSGGCIPASAFDTPVDYESLTNLGSMMGSGGMIVMDDSTNMVDVARFFMEFCMDESCGKCIPCRVGTVQMHGLLTKLMQGKATQADLALLEELCDMVKNTSLCGLGQSAPNPVLSTLRYFRQEYVELIQEYLELIKD; encoded by the coding sequence ATGGAACTCAATGAATTATTAGCAATTGCCAAACAAGAACGCTCTCAAGCTAAACCAGTACAAATTCGTTGCTGTACGGCTGCTGGCTGTTTATCGGGTAACGCCGAAGGCGTTAAACATGAACTGGAAGCCGGGATCAAAGCCGAAGGTTTAGAAAAAGATGTAGAAGTTTCTGGTGTTGGCTGTATGCGCTTATGTTGCCAAGGGCCATTAGTTCAGGTTGATACACCAGCCGGTAGTAAACTTTACGAAAAAGTCACCACTCAAGACGCATTTGCAATTATTGAAGCCTTGGATGGCGGAAAAACCCATATTTCCGAAATAGATTTATCTCAGCCATTCTTTAGTTATCAAAAGCCCATTGTTTTAGAAAATAGCGGCAAAATTGATCCCGAAAAAATTCAAGCTTATATTGCAGCTAAGGGTTATCAAGCTCTTTACCATGTGTTGCGCGAAATGACACCGGGTGAAGTAGTCGAGTCCATTAGCCACAGTGGTTTGCGCGGGCGAGGAGGCGCAGGTTATCCCACAGGAGTTAAATGGGCGACTGTTGCCAAAGCTAAAAGCGATCGCAAATTTGTCATCTGTAACGCCGATGAAGGTGATCCTGGCGCATTTATGGATCGGAGTGTCCTAGAGAGCGATCCCCATCGGGTATTAGAAGGAATGGCGATCGCCGCTTATGCAGTGGGAGCCAATCAAGGTTATATTTATGTCCGGGCAGAATATCCTGTTGCAATTCGTCGGCTGCAAACTGCCATCCACCAAGCCCAACGCCTCGGTTTATTAGGTAGCCAAATCTTTGAATCTCCCTTTGACTTCAAAATCGATATCCGCATTGGTGCTGGGGCTTATGTCTGCGGTGAAGAAACTGCCTTAATGGCTTCTATCGAAGGTAAACGCGGCCTACCCCATCCCCGCCCACCATATCCGGCGGAATCGGGTTTATGGGGTCATCCAACCTTAATTAACAACGTCGAAACCTTCGCCAACATCGCACCCATTATTCGTAACGGTGCTGACTGGTTTGCGAGTATTGGGACGGAAAAAAGCAAAGGGACAAAAGTTTTCGCCCTCGCCGGCAAAATCCGCAACACAGGTTTAATCGAAGTCCCAATGGGAACCTCCTTACGGCAAATTGTCGAAGAAATGGGGGGCGGTGTTCCCGATGGTGGTACAGCTAAAGCAGTACAAACAGGTGGCCCTTCTGGGGGATGTATCCCTGCTTCCGCCTTTGATACACCTGTAGATTATGAATCCTTGACAAATCTGGGTTCAATGATGGGTTCCGGCGGCATGATTGTCATGGACGATAGTACCAACATGGTAGACGTTGCCCGCTTCTTCATGGAATTTTGCATGGATGAATCCTGCGGTAAATGTATTCCTTGCCGTGTCGGAACTGTGCAGATGCACGGTTTATTAACCAAACTCATGCAAGGCAAAGCAACACAAGCTGATTTAGCACTCCTGGAAGAACTGTGCGATATGGTCAAAAACACTAGCCTGTGCGGTTTAGGACAATCTGCACCCAATCCCGTGTTGAGTACATTACGCTACTTCCGCCAAGAGTACGTCGAGTTGATTCAAGAGTATTTGGAATTGATCAAGGACTAG
- the hoxU gene encoding bidirectional hydrogenase complex protein HoxU: protein MTVKTLTINGQLVSASEEETLLDAAQAAGIHIPTLCHLEGVGDVGACRLCLVEIAGSVKLQPACVTKVNEGMEVYTNSDRLQKYRRTIVEMLFAEGNHICSVCVANGNCELQDLAIEMGMDHVRLDYHFPNRKVDVSHNRFGIDHNRCVLCTRCVRVCDEIEGAHTWDMAGRGTNSHVITDLSQPWGTSQTCTSCGKCVNACPTGAIFYQGSSVGEMKHHREKLDFLVTAREKQQWNF, encoded by the coding sequence ATGACCGTAAAAACCTTAACAATTAATGGTCAACTGGTCAGCGCCAGCGAAGAAGAAACTTTGCTAGATGCGGCGCAAGCAGCAGGAATTCATATTCCCACACTGTGCCATTTAGAAGGTGTGGGAGATGTCGGTGCTTGTCGGTTGTGTTTAGTGGAGATTGCTGGAAGTGTTAAATTACAACCTGCTTGCGTGACAAAAGTTAACGAAGGAATGGAGGTTTACACCAATAGCGATCGCTTGCAAAAATACCGTCGCACAATTGTTGAAATGCTGTTTGCTGAAGGTAATCACATTTGCTCTGTGTGCGTAGCAAACGGTAATTGCGAATTACAAGACTTAGCGATTGAAATGGGTATGGATCATGTACGTTTAGATTATCACTTCCCCAATCGCAAAGTAGATGTTTCCCACAATCGCTTCGGTATTGACCATAACCGATGTGTGCTGTGTACTCGTTGCGTCCGTGTTTGTGACGAAATCGAAGGCGCTCACACTTGGGATATGGCAGGCAGAGGTACAAACTCCCACGTCATTACTGACTTGAGCCAGCCCTGGGGAACATCTCAAACTTGTACCTCTTGTGGTAAATGTGTCAACGCTTGCCCCACAGGTGCGATTTTCTACCAAGGTTCCAGCGTTGGGGAAATGAAACATCATCGGGAAAAACTTGATTTCTTAGTTACCGCAAGAGAAAAACAGCAATGGAATTTTTAG
- a CDS encoding DUF3122 domain-containing protein yields the protein MPLRRIRNIFWWLLVVSLLTISIFLALGSPTSPTAIASVTHLEPAPGEILYRSQTKLDDQSGHVWQVVLFKQIYPGQNTSVNLRLVGFPNSAELIHPQPLKITTASGQVFTAVDVFLDEAPAPTIGQYDFQTILPQLPNEPLQLAIPLPGQKSINISVPYPVVLEWREVMRDGA from the coding sequence ATGCCACTCCGTCGCATCCGAAACATATTTTGGTGGTTGCTAGTAGTCAGTCTTTTGACAATATCTATATTCCTGGCTTTAGGAAGTCCCACATCACCAACGGCGATCGCATCTGTTACACATTTAGAACCAGCGCCAGGCGAAATACTTTATCGCTCACAAACAAAATTAGATGATCAATCAGGACACGTATGGCAAGTGGTTCTGTTTAAACAAATTTATCCTGGTCAAAATACCAGTGTAAATTTGCGGCTTGTGGGTTTTCCCAACTCAGCCGAATTAATTCATCCCCAACCCCTTAAAATCACCACCGCATCCGGCCAAGTTTTCACAGCTGTTGACGTATTCCTCGATGAAGCCCCAGCCCCAACTATCGGCCAGTACGACTTCCAAACTATCTTGCCCCAATTACCCAACGAACCCCTCCAACTCGCCATCCCTTTACCTGGACAGAAGTCTATCAATATTTCCGTCCCTTATCCTGTCGTCTTAGAATGGCGGGAAGTTATGCGGGATGGGGCGTAG
- a CDS encoding oxidoreductase codes for MTRLRLATVWLGGCSGCHMSFLDIDEWLIDLAGQVDVVYSPFADIKEYPHDVDVVLVEGAIANEEHLTTIRTVREHSKLLISFGDCAVTGNVTALRNPLGSAEPVLQRCYVELVDLHPQIPQEPGIVPPILDKVTPVHYVVPVDIYLPGCPPSATRIREALEPLLKGEKPQLTGRELIKFG; via the coding sequence ATGACTCGCTTACGACTAGCAACAGTATGGTTAGGCGGCTGTTCTGGCTGTCACATGTCCTTTCTTGATATAGACGAATGGCTGATTGATTTAGCCGGACAGGTAGATGTTGTTTACAGTCCCTTCGCTGATATTAAAGAATATCCCCACGATGTAGATGTGGTGTTAGTTGAAGGTGCGATCGCTAATGAAGAACACTTAACCACAATCCGCACCGTTCGAGAACATTCTAAACTCTTAATTTCCTTTGGTGATTGTGCTGTGACTGGCAATGTTACCGCCTTACGTAATCCATTAGGCAGCGCCGAACCAGTACTCCAGCGATGTTATGTCGAACTAGTGGATCTTCACCCCCAAATACCCCAAGAACCAGGCATAGTACCCCCAATATTAGATAAAGTCACCCCTGTACATTACGTAGTCCCAGTTGATATTTACTTACCCGGTTGTCCACCCTCAGCAACGCGCATTCGGGAAGCACTAGAACCCCTATTAAAAGGTGAAAAACCACAACTCACAGGACGCGAATTAATCAAATTTGGTTGA
- a CDS encoding CBS domain-containing protein translates to MLKAADIMTKDVATIRSSATVAEAVHLMRARDWRALIVDRRHEQDAYGIISESDIVYKVIAYGKDPHKTRVYEVMTKPCIAINPDLGLEYVARLFAQHHLHRAPVIQGELVGIISLTDILALSDFLEQPRSILLEQQLQEEIKKARAICIEKGIHSEECAAAWDAVDEMQSEIAHQTAVKIDSTAFEDYSESVKYEV, encoded by the coding sequence ATGTTAAAAGCCGCAGACATTATGACAAAAGATGTAGCCACCATTCGTAGCTCTGCCACAGTTGCAGAAGCAGTACATTTAATGCGGGCTAGAGATTGGCGGGCTTTAATTGTTGACCGTCGCCACGAACAAGATGCTTACGGCATTATTAGTGAGAGCGATATTGTCTATAAAGTTATTGCTTACGGTAAAGACCCTCATAAGACGCGGGTATACGAGGTCATGACCAAGCCTTGCATCGCTATTAATCCCGATTTGGGTTTAGAATACGTCGCGCGGTTGTTTGCCCAACATCATCTGCACAGAGCGCCTGTAATTCAAGGTGAGCTAGTCGGGATAATTTCGCTGACTGATATTTTGGCTTTAAGCGACTTTTTGGAACAACCCCGGTCAATTCTTTTAGAACAACAACTACAAGAAGAAATTAAAAAAGCTCGCGCCATCTGCATAGAAAAAGGTATCCACTCCGAAGAATGTGCCGCAGCTTGGGATGCAGTGGATGAAATGCAATCAGAAATAGCGCATCAAACAGCAGTCAAAATTGACAGCACCGCTTTTGAGGATTACTCGGAAAGTGTGAAGTATGAAGTGTGA
- a CDS encoding Ni/Fe hydrogenase subunit alpha, giving the protein MTKKIVIDPVTRIEGHAKISIFLDDAGQVSDAHFHVTEFRGFEKFCEGRPLWEMPAITARVCGICPVSHLLASAKAGDRILAVTIPLTAAKLRRLMNLGQILQSHALSFFHLSAPDFLLGMDSNPETRNVFGLIAAEPEFARGGIRLRQFGQEIIELLGGQKIHPAWAVPGGVREPLTPEKRSHIQNRIPEARTTILDAVARFKNLLDDYAAEAQTFGNFPSLFMGLVTSNGLWETYDGHLRFVDSAGNIIADKLDPTRYQEFIGEAVQPDSYLKSPYYRPLGYPDQNDHCRIDSGMYRVGPLARLNICNRIGTPLADQELQEFRDRGQGTVKSSFFYHYARLIEIIACIEHIEILLDDPEILSKRLRSEAGINQLEGVGVSEAPRGTLFHHYHVDENGLLQKVNLIIATGQNNLAMNRTVAQIARHFIQGNDIPEGMLNRVEAGIRAFDPCLSCSTHAAGQMPLQIQLIAADGNIINQVWRH; this is encoded by the coding sequence ATGACTAAAAAAATCGTTATCGATCCCGTTACCCGCATTGAAGGACATGCCAAGATTAGTATTTTTTTGGATGATGCGGGTCAAGTGAGTGATGCTCATTTTCATGTCACAGAATTTCGTGGGTTTGAAAAGTTCTGCGAAGGTCGGCCGCTGTGGGAAATGCCAGCAATTACCGCTAGGGTTTGTGGTATTTGTCCGGTGAGTCACTTGTTAGCTTCAGCTAAAGCAGGCGATCGCATTTTAGCTGTTACTATCCCACTCACAGCTGCTAAACTCCGAAGATTGATGAATTTAGGGCAAATTCTCCAATCCCATGCACTGAGTTTCTTTCATCTCAGCGCCCCCGATTTTTTATTGGGAATGGATAGTAATCCCGAAACCCGCAATGTCTTTGGTTTAATTGCAGCAGAACCAGAATTTGCCCGTGGTGGAATTCGCTTACGTCAGTTTGGTCAAGAAATTATTGAGTTACTGGGAGGACAAAAGATTCACCCAGCTTGGGCGGTTCCCGGTGGTGTGCGCGAACCACTCACACCAGAAAAACGCAGCCACATCCAAAACCGTATTCCCGAAGCCCGCACCACGATTTTAGATGCTGTGGCAAGATTTAAAAACTTGCTTGATGATTATGCCGCAGAAGCCCAAACCTTTGGTAATTTCCCTAGCTTATTTATGGGGTTAGTCACTTCCAATGGTTTGTGGGAAACTTACGATGGACATCTCCGCTTTGTAGATAGTGCAGGTAACATCATTGCCGATAAACTTGATCCCACACGCTATCAAGAATTTATTGGGGAAGCAGTTCAACCAGACTCTTACTTAAAATCTCCCTACTATCGACCCTTGGGTTATCCTGACCAAAATGATCATTGTCGGATAGATAGTGGGATGTATCGGGTAGGGCCGTTGGCAAGGTTGAATATTTGTAATCGAATTGGCACACCTTTAGCTGATCAAGAATTACAAGAATTCCGCGATCGCGGTCAAGGTACAGTCAAATCATCTTTCTTTTATCACTATGCCCGCTTAATCGAAATCATCGCTTGTATTGAACACATTGAAATTTTACTTGATGACCCAGAAATTCTATCAAAACGACTCCGCTCTGAAGCTGGCATTAACCAACTAGAAGGAGTTGGTGTCAGCGAAGCACCACGCGGCACATTGTTTCATCACTATCACGTTGATGAAAATGGGTTACTACAAAAAGTCAATTTAATCATTGCTACAGGACAAAATAACCTAGCAATGAATCGCACAGTTGCTCAAATTGCTCGACATTTCATTCAAGGTAATGATATTCCTGAAGGAATGCTCAACCGTGTCGAAGCCGGAATTCGTGCCTTTGACCCCTGTTTAAGTTGTTCAACTCACGCCGCCGGACAAATGCCTTTACAAATTCAATTAATCGCCGCCGATGGCAATATTATCAATCAAGTTTGGCGGCATTAA
- a CDS encoding peroxiredoxin family protein, whose product MLTSTDFRGLFNERFFRNFLPIPATSYFNLEIGTPDFQLPDITNGNLVKLSDYRGKQAVLLAFTRIFTEKQYCPFCYPHIKALNENYEEFTNRGIEVLMITSTDEKQSQIVVQDLGLKMPLLSDPSCQVFRRYRVGQALGAPLPAQFVLDKDGKLLYRHLFSFLDHNASVETLLAQFNAAKLD is encoded by the coding sequence ATGCTAACTTCAACTGATTTTAGAGGCTTATTTAATGAGCGATTTTTCCGTAACTTTTTGCCAATACCTGCAACTAGTTACTTCAATTTGGAAATAGGCACACCAGATTTTCAATTACCGGATATTACTAATGGTAATTTAGTAAAATTATCAGATTATCGCGGTAAGCAAGCAGTATTACTGGCTTTTACTCGCATCTTTACCGAAAAGCAATACTGTCCGTTTTGTTATCCCCATATTAAAGCTTTGAATGAAAATTATGAGGAATTTACAAACCGCGGTATTGAAGTTTTGATGATTACGAGTACTGATGAAAAGCAGAGTCAAATAGTTGTCCAAGATTTAGGCTTAAAAATGCCTTTGTTAAGTGATCCTAGTTGCCAAGTATTTCGGAGATATCGAGTCGGGCAAGCTTTGGGAGCGCCTTTACCAGCACAATTTGTGTTAGATAAAGATGGCAAATTATTGTATCGCCATTTATTTTCTTTTTTAGATCATAATGCGAGTGTGGAGACATTATTAGCACAGTTTAATGCCGCCAAACTTGATTGA
- a CDS encoding amidohydrolase — protein MNFTIKNVLISTDDGYTTTDVQVVDGKIAAIAPHLDIVGTAVNGEHKLLLPGFVNAHTHSSEKWQRGIIPPLPLELWLAHLYDFAPLDTEKVYLSALGTAVETLLSGGTSVVDHLVLIPGEELETITAAVRAYREIGIRAFIAPLIQDESLTAGIPSGENERNHEPYFRSTAETLALIEEAVRQFHRPDAGVSILVAPTGIQLCSDALFTGCIELSDRYNLCRHSHLLETKAQEKLAQEKYGCSAVEHLKRLGYLGDRTSLAHCVWLNELDIEILAETQSTVVHNPLSNLRLGSGIAPILKYRQAQVNVTFGCDGASSNDSQDLLEAIKIGSILHNTTERDYQYWITPRQATEMAALGGAKGLNMADKIGSLTIGKQADLVLYDLTSLSLLPRTDPIGLLVLGRPTNAVDSVWVNGKQIVANGQVTTINVDELRQELFQRSQWNTQRQSPTVAEIEAHYRAVMGL, from the coding sequence GTGAACTTTACTATTAAAAATGTCTTAATTTCTACTGATGATGGTTACACCACCACAGATGTGCAGGTTGTAGATGGTAAAATCGCAGCGATCGCACCTCATCTTGATATTGTGGGGACGGCAGTTAACGGCGAACATAAGCTACTACTACCCGGTTTTGTTAACGCCCACACCCATTCTTCGGAAAAGTGGCAACGCGGGATTATTCCGCCTTTGCCTTTAGAATTATGGCTGGCGCATTTGTATGATTTTGCCCCCCTCGACACGGAAAAAGTTTATCTCAGCGCCTTGGGAACGGCGGTAGAAACTTTACTTTCCGGCGGTACGAGTGTTGTAGATCATCTGGTATTAATTCCTGGCGAAGAGTTAGAAACCATCACAGCGGCGGTTCGCGCTTACCGAGAAATTGGGATTCGGGCTTTTATTGCACCGTTAATTCAAGATGAATCTTTAACCGCAGGTATTCCTTCTGGGGAGAATGAACGCAACCACGAACCTTATTTTCGCTCGACGGCGGAAACTTTAGCACTTATTGAAGAAGCAGTCAGACAATTTCATCGCCCAGATGCAGGCGTGAGTATTTTAGTTGCACCGACGGGGATTCAGTTGTGTAGTGATGCTTTATTTACTGGTTGCATTGAGTTAAGCGATCGCTATAATTTATGTCGTCATTCCCATTTGCTAGAAACCAAAGCCCAAGAAAAACTCGCCCAAGAAAAGTACGGTTGTAGTGCTGTTGAACATCTTAAACGCCTGGGGTATTTGGGCGATCGGACTTCTCTCGCTCATTGTGTGTGGTTAAATGAGTTGGATATTGAAATTCTCGCCGAAACTCAATCTACAGTTGTGCATAATCCCTTAAGTAATTTGCGTTTAGGCAGTGGGATTGCACCAATTTTAAAATATCGCCAAGCCCAAGTAAATGTCACATTTGGTTGTGACGGTGCTTCGAGTAATGATTCTCAAGATTTATTAGAAGCTATCAAGATTGGGTCAATTCTGCACAATACCACAGAACGAGATTATCAATATTGGATTACACCCCGACAAGCAACAGAAATGGCAGCTTTAGGCGGCGCTAAAGGCTTGAATATGGCAGATAAAATTGGTTCTTTAACTATTGGAAAGCAAGCTGATTTGGTACTTTATGATTTGACCAGTTTATCATTATTACCCCGCACAGATCCCATCGGTTTATTAGTCTTAGGCAGACCGACAAATGCTGTTGATAGTGTCTGGGTTAATGGCAAACAAATAGTAGCTAATGGTCAAGTTACTACGATTAATGTTGATGAATTGCGACAAGAATTATTCCAACGCAGTCAGTGGAATACTCAGCGCCAGTCGCCAACTGTCGCAGAAATTGAAGCTCATTATCGCGCTGTTATGGGTTTGTAA
- a CDS encoding cysteine hydrolase family protein, with the protein MNQPLRTLGVAPNAWMVDHAIADITRSPKTPQPVILTTETKTLRLDLAKAAILVIDMQNDFCHPDGWLAHIGVDVTPARQPIEPLNNLLPKLRHVNVPVIWVNWGNRPDLLNISAASRHVYNPTGDGVGLGDCLPKNGARVLMAGSWAAAVVDELPQLPEDIRINKYRMSGFWDTPLDSILRNLGITTIFFAGVNADQCVLTTLCDANFLGYDCILVKDCTATTSPDYCWLATLYNVKQCFGFVTDSQAIFTALNHPKLTGEDD; encoded by the coding sequence ATGAATCAGCCTCTGCGGACTTTGGGAGTTGCGCCAAATGCTTGGATGGTAGATCATGCGATCGCAGATATTACCCGTTCTCCTAAAACCCCACAACCCGTTATCTTAACAACCGAAACTAAAACCCTGCGCCTTGACTTGGCAAAAGCCGCCATTCTTGTTATTGACATGCAAAACGACTTTTGTCATCCCGATGGCTGGTTAGCGCATATTGGTGTGGATGTGACTCCCGCACGTCAACCCATTGAACCGTTAAATAATTTACTGCCCAAACTGCGTCATGTTAACGTGCCGGTAATTTGGGTAAATTGGGGTAATCGTCCCGACTTACTCAATATCAGTGCAGCTTCGCGTCACGTCTACAATCCTACCGGTGATGGTGTGGGCTTAGGCGACTGCTTACCTAAAAACGGTGCTAGGGTATTAATGGCAGGTAGTTGGGCAGCAGCCGTAGTTGATGAACTACCACAGTTACCCGAAGATATCCGCATCAACAAGTACCGCATGAGTGGCTTCTGGGACACACCCTTAGATAGTATCCTGCGGAATTTGGGAATTACTACAATATTTTTTGCTGGTGTGAATGCTGATCAATGTGTATTAACTACCCTTTGTGATGCTAATTTTTTAGGATATGACTGCATTTTAGTTAAAGATTGTACCGCGACAACTTCACCCGATTATTGTTGGTTAGCAACGTTATACAACGTTAAACAATGCTTTGGTTTTGTCACCGATTCCCAAGCAATTTTCACAGCTTTAAATCACCCAAAATTAACAGGAGAGGATGATTAA
- a CDS encoding cupin domain-containing protein: MHSTRCVIPVIKSPKDYQAYRISPHDTNRLAIIFDSNNANTSLTCCVEIFDVGGQTPPNRHQWAVEMFFILKGEGIAICDGKKVAIKAGDSLLVPPTGTHLIKNTGSSRLYTLTIMVPNEDFAELIRSGTPVELDAEDMAVFGRLDTFMPY, translated from the coding sequence ATGCACTCTACTCGTTGCGTAATTCCTGTTATTAAATCTCCCAAAGATTATCAAGCATATCGCATCAGCCCTCATGATACCAATCGATTAGCAATTATCTTTGATTCAAACAACGCCAATACCTCTTTAACTTGTTGCGTAGAAATCTTTGATGTCGGTGGACAAACACCACCCAATCGCCATCAATGGGCAGTGGAAATGTTTTTTATTCTCAAAGGCGAAGGTATTGCTATTTGTGATGGTAAAAAAGTTGCCATTAAAGCCGGAGATAGTTTGTTAGTACCACCCACAGGGACGCATTTAATTAAAAATACAGGTTCTAGTCGCTTGTATACCTTAACAATTATGGTTCCCAATGAGGACTTTGCTGAATTAATTCGCAGTGGCACACCAGTAGAATTAGATGCAGAAGATATGGCAGTATTTGGCAGGTTAGATACTTTCATGCCGTATTGA
- a CDS encoding DJ-1/PfpI family protein, whose amino-acid sequence MTDSTQYNIGLLIYPDLTQLDVTAPYQVFSSLPTARVHLIWKNLEPVKDIGGLVLHPTTTFAECPQLDVICVPGGGMGTIEVMRDVEVLTFLKQQAKNAQYVTSVCTGSLILAAAGLLSGYKASCHWMFRECLAAMGITVSNERVVVDRNRITGGGITAGIDFGLVVVAKLCGESTAKFIQLILEYNPAPPFNAGSPETAGTVTEFVTKAGAEILAATLAESEQVAIRLGVKPEQLLT is encoded by the coding sequence ATGACCGATTCAACTCAATACAACATCGGGTTGTTAATCTACCCAGACTTAACCCAATTAGATGTGACTGCCCCTTATCAAGTGTTCTCATCATTGCCTACTGCGCGTGTGCATTTAATCTGGAAAAATCTAGAACCTGTAAAAGATATAGGAGGATTAGTTCTTCATCCCACAACTACCTTTGCTGAATGTCCGCAACTAGATGTAATTTGTGTTCCGGGTGGTGGAATGGGTACGATTGAAGTCATGCGTGATGTAGAAGTGTTGACGTTTCTCAAACAACAGGCAAAAAACGCTCAATACGTCACCTCAGTTTGTACAGGTTCGCTGATTTTGGCGGCGGCGGGATTACTTAGTGGTTACAAAGCAAGCTGTCATTGGATGTTCCGAGAATGTCTTGCTGCTATGGGAATCACAGTCAGTAATGAACGTGTTGTTGTGGATAGAAACCGAATTACAGGCGGCGGTATTACCGCAGGTATTGATTTTGGACTTGTAGTGGTAGCGAAACTCTGTGGTGAAAGCACAGCAAAATTCATCCAATTGATTTTAGAGTATAATCCGGCTCCACCATTTAATGCAGGTTCTCCTGAAACAGCAGGTACAGTAACAGAGTTTGTTACAAAAGCGGGGGCAGAAATTTTAGCAGCAACATTGGCTGAGTCTGAACAGGTAGCAATTCGCTTAGGTGTCAAGCCAGAACAGTTACTCACGTAA